In the Plectropomus leopardus isolate mb chromosome 5, YSFRI_Pleo_2.0, whole genome shotgun sequence genome, one interval contains:
- the baz1b gene encoding tyrosine-protein kinase BAZ1B: MAPLLGRKPYPLAKPLAEPPGPGEEVYIIEHTKEAFRNKEEYEARLTRYSERIWTCKSTGSSQLTHKEAWEEEQEVTELLQEEYPKWFEKPILEMVHHNTVSLDKLVEMAWVEILTKYAVDEECDFLVGKDKSLQVKVVKIHPLEKPEGETGEKKLEGACDSPSSDKENASQENQRKEPPPREEENRRESLSDRARRSPRKLSTAMKEEKRRWVMPKFLPHKYDVKLINEDKVISDVPAESLFRTERPPTKEIMRYFIRHYALRLGTGESAPWVVEDELVKKFNLPSKFSDFLLDPHKFLAENPSTKRKSLSSLEGKPSKRPKTADTPGEDSGNEKGEKKRRRKKDSLGMPLSPTIWGHMQQIKMNGSPLNVKNSGSPKKGEGKGRKSGDKKEGKRGRKSGDKKLNVLKASKKDGKAGAKATKMKQMTLLHLAKSPPAGSPKKRARSTGLGTPKLGKPLHPMALHLLRYYKENKGKEDKKNFLSSLISKAAKTLSPDDRGRLPEELQELVQKRWELMEQKRKWAAMSEEERQEEMKKRREELKEKLREKAKEKREKEMLVRREQSRRYEDQEIEGGKTLPTFKLVDMPEGLPNTLFGDVAMVVDFLNCYAGLLMPDDQYPITAVALMEALAGEKSGFLYLNRVLVVLLQTLLQDELAEGYSELDMPLSEIPLTMHSVSELARLCLRPCDAHGEESGQGSVDSGPMGGFDDVVTSEFLEKLETIEVFELSPEEKVSLLVALCHRILMTYSVEDHVDAMQQKSAEVCRERLAMLKEVNDRKKAERQMRKEMEGKGEKKRESGAKKESKKEVKVEPEPEPEPEDMISSVKSRRLMVIQAKKEKEEMDRQNKERMEKEAEEERMRRQRAAVERAFQDGITKARLVMRRTPLGTDRNHNRYWLFSDVVPGLYIEKGWVSESIDYSFTPPPEEKPAEPEVDEEEDAESAATNDSQGAEAGAEKDDGSIDGAISEGAQQGAAADICIETTVPKQGQNLWFICDTVAELEELVESLHPQGVRESELKAKIQSRYQDILHSVHLTRKGKLGLRTCDGYTELLNYLRSDIQEVASRLQKGGLGYLDDNVDIEEQLKDMESLKDFGECIITIQACVIKKFLQGFMAPKQKKKKKQGGEETSSSKAEEVDEEKRLAEEARVATAVEKWKTAIREAQTFSRMHVLLGMLDACIKWDMSAENARCKVCRRKGDDEKLILCDECNKAFHLFCLRPALYRIPDGEWLCPACQPTVARRGSRSRNYNQDTDEEEDEEESEEEDSDEDEEDEEENDYKAMGHSLRPRKKNKQSSSRQKSSKSKPKKQASSSSHSSKQRTGPNSPADIDELVRQSSQSGVRRQALELERCEEILKKLMKFRYSWPFREPVSPEEAEDYLDIISQPMDFQTMLGKFSQGSYRHGQDFLEDMKLVFSNAEEYNQQGSTVLSCMVKTEQTFNELLQKLLPGLSYLRRRSRKRVSQAPASSSEEEEEEEEEEEEEDEPKKKKMQNGKSNRKKTRYVRGRRDEESESDEEEEEEDDDGRRRSKRTSATSGRKDYREQDSDGERDTRRTRQRGGRVDAGGASSDEDRSSRQRHSKRQKRS; the protein is encoded by the exons ATGGCACCGCTTTTAGGACGGAAACCTTACCCATTGGCTAAGCCGCTAGCCGAGCCGCCAGGCCCGGGAGAGGAGGTGTACATCATCGAGCACACCAAGGAGGCCTTCAGGAACAAAGA AGAGTATGAGGCACGCTTGACGAGATACAGTGAGCGCATCTGGACATGCAAAAGCACTGGAAGCAGCCAGCTCACACACAAAGAAGCATGGGAAGAAGAACAAGAAGTCACTGAACT GCTCCAGGAGGAGTATCCTAAGTGGTTTGAGAAGCCGATCCTGGAGATGGTCCACCATAACACAGTGTCTTTAGACAAACTGGTTGAAATGGCCTGGGTGGAAATCCTCACCAAGTATGCTGTGGATGAAGAGTGCGATTTCCTG GTGGGGAAGGACAAAAGTTTGCAAGTGAAAGTGGTGAAAATTCATCCCCTAGAAAAGCCAGAGGGCGAGACGGGGGAGAAGAAGCTTGAAGGTGCCTGCGACTCTCCATCCAGTGACAAGGAGAATGCAAGTCAGGAGAACCAGAGGAAGGAACCTCCTCCCCGAGAGGAGGAAAACAGGAGAGAGAGTCTCA GTGACAGAGCTCGACGTTCACCACGGAAACTTTCCACCGCCATgaaggaagagaagaggagatggGTGATGCCCAAATTCCTTCCTCATAAGTACGATGTGAAACTCATCAATGAGGATAAG GTGATCAGTGATGTTCCAGCAGAAAGTCTCTTCAGAACGGAGCGACCTCCTACCAAGGAGATCATGCGCTACTTCATCAGGCACTACGCCCTGAGGCTGGGCACGGGGGAGAGTGCTCCATGGGTGGTTGAAGATGAACTGGTGAAAAAATTTAACCTGCCCAGCAAATTCAGTGACTTTCTTCTTGATCCACACAAG TTTTTAGCAGAGAATCCCTCCACAAAGCGTAAGAGCTTGTCATCTCTAGAAGGTAAACCTAGCAAGAGGCCAAAGACCGCTGACACGCCAGGAGAGGATTCAGGCAAtgagaaaggagagaagaaaaggaggaggaagaaggactCTTTAGGCATGCCCCTTAGTCCGACCATTTGGGGCCACATGCAG caaataaaaatgaatggctCCCCGCTCAATGTCAAAAACTCGGGAAGTCCAAAGAAAGGAGAAGGCAAAGGCAGAAAGTCTGGGGACAAGAAAGAAGGCAAGAGAGGCAGGAAGAGCGGTGATAAGAAGCTCAACGTCCTCAAAGCTTCTAAAAAAGATGGTAAAGCTGGTGCTAAAGCAACAAAGATGAAGCAGATGACTCTGCTGCATCTTGCTAAGAGCCCCCCTGCTGGGAGCCCTAAGAAGAGAGCCCGTAGTACTGGCCTGGGTACACCCAAACTGGGAAAGCCACTGCACCCTATGGCTCTTCACCTCCTTCGTTACTATAAGGAGAACAAGGgcaaagaagacaaaaagaacTTCCTGTCCTCCCTCATCTCCAAGGCCGCAAAGACCTTGTCCCCAGACGATCGTGGTCGGCTGCCAGAGGAGCTCCAGGAGCTGGTGCAGAAACGCTGGGAGCTTATGGAGCAAAAGAGGAAGTGGGCAGCCATGAGTGAAGAGGAAAGGCAGGAAGAGATGAAGAAAAGGCGCGAGGAACTCAAAGAGAAACTGCGAGAAAAGGCCAAGGAGAAACGAGAGAAAGAGATGCTGGTCCGCCGCGAACAATCACGCAGATATGAGGACCAGGAGATTGAAGGCGGCAAGACCTTGCCGACCTTCAAGCTTGTAGACATGCCAGAGGGTTTGCCCAATACCCTGTTTGGTGACGTGGCTATGGTGGTGGACTTCCTTAACTGCTACGCAGGGCTGCTGATGCCGGATGACCAGTATCCCATCACAGCAGTAGCCCTGATGGAAGCACTGGCCGGGGAAAAGTCTGGCTTCCTCTACCTGAACCGCGTTCTGGTGGTGCTGCTTCAGACGCTGCTGCAGGACGAGCTGGCGGAAGGCTACAGTGAGCTTGATATGCCCTTATCTGAGATCCCCCTCACCATGCACTCGGTGTCGGAGCTGGCACGGTTGTGCCTGCGACCATGTGACGCTCATGGTGAGGAGAGCGGCCAGGGCTCGGTGGACTCTGGGCCTATGGGCGGCTTTGATGATGTGGTGACCAGTGAGTTCTTGGAGAAGCTTGAGACAATCGAGGTGTTTGAGCTGAGCCCTGAGGAGAAGGTCAGCCTGTTGGTGGCACTGTGCCACCGCATACTCATGACGTACTCTGTTGAAGACCACGTTGATGCAATGCAGCAAAAGTCAGCGGAGGTGTGCAGGGAGCGTCTGGCAATGCTGAAAGAAGTCAATGACCGCAAGAAGGCGGAGAGGCAGATGCGGAAGGAGATGGAGGGCAAAG gtgagaaaaagagagagagcggggcCAAGAAGGAGAGCAAAAAAGAAGTAAAGGTGGAGCCCGAGCCCGAGCCCGAGCCCGAGGATATGATCAGCTCTGTGAAGAGTCGGCGGCTGATGGTCATACAGGCcaagaaagagaaggaagagatggacagacagaacaAAG AACGCATGGAGAAGGAGGCTGAAGAGGAGCGGATGCGTAGACAGAGGGCTGCTGTAGAAAGGGCCTTTCAGGACGGTATAACCAAAGCCAGACTTGTCATGCGCAGGACCCCACTGGGTACAGACAGAAATCACAACAG atACTGGCTCTTCTCTGACGTGGTTCCTGGTCTGTACATTGAGAAAGGCTGGGTGAGTGAAAGCATCGACTACAGCTTCACTCCTCCACCGGAGGAAAAACCAGCCGAGCCCGAGGTAGACGAGGAAGAGGATGCCGAGTCAGCCGCTACAAATGATTCACAAG GAGCTGAAGCTGGAGCTGAAAAGGATGATGGCAGCATAGACGGTGCCATTAGTGAGGGAGCCCAGcagggagcagcagcagacatcTGCATAGAAACCACTGTTCCCAAACAGGGACAGAACCTCTG GTTCATATGTGACACCGTAGCCGAGCTGGAGGAACTAGTGGAAAGTCTTCATCCTCAGGGGGTCAGAGAGAGTGAACTGAAGGCGAAGATACAAAGCCG GTACCAGGACATCCTCCACTCTGTCCATCTAACCCGTAAAGGCAAACTGGGCCTCAGGACCTGCGATGGCTACACAGAGCTGCTGAACTACCTGCGCAGTGACATCCAGGAGGTAGCCTCGCGACTCCAGAAGGGAGGCCTGGGATACCTGGATGACAATGTAGACATCGAAGAACAG CTGAAAGACATGGAGAGCTTGAAAGACTTTGGAGAGTGCATCATCACCATTCAAGCCTGTGTAATCAAAAAGTTCCTGCAGGGATTCATGGCGCCcaagcagaaaaagaagaagaagcaaggCGGGGAggaaaccagcagcagcaaggCTGAAGAAGTAGACGAGGAGAAGAGACTGGCAGAAGAGGCCAGG gTGGCAACTGCAGTAGAGAAGTGGAAGACTGCTATCCGAGAGGCCCAGACCTTTTCCCGCATGCACGTCCTGCTGGGAATGTTGGACGCTTGCATAAAGTGGGACATGTCTGCGGAGAACGCTCGCTGCAAAGTCTGCCGCAGGAAAG GTGACGATGAGAAACTTATCCTCTGTGATGAGTGCAACAAGGCTTTCCACCTGTTCTGTCTGCGACCGGCCCTCTACCGAATTCCTGATGGAGAGTGGCTGTGCCCGGCCTGCCAGCCCACTGTGGCCAGACGTGGCTCCCGTTCAAG AAACTACAACCAAGACACAGATGAagaagaggacgaggaggaaTCTGAAGAGGAGGACTCTGACGAAGAtgaagaggacgaggaggagaatGACTACAAAGCCATGGGCCACAGCT TGAGACCAAGGAAGAAAAATAAGCAGTCTTCATCCCGGCAGAAAAGTTCAAAAAGTAAACCCAAGAAGCAGGCATCTTCGAGTAGTCATAGCAGCAAACAGAGGACTGGACCCAACAGCCCTGCAGATATTGATGAACTG GTGCGACAGAGTTCCCAATCAGGAGTGCGCAGGCAGGCACTGGAGCTGGAGAGGTGTGAGGAGATCCTCAAGAAACTGATGAAATTCCGCTACAGCTGGCCTTTCAG GGAGCCCGTGTCcccagaggaggcagaggactACCTGGACATCATCTCCCAGCCTATGGATTTCCAGACTATGCTGGGAAAGTTCAGCCAGGGCTCGTATCGTCACGGCCAGGATTTCCTGGAAGACATGAAACTTGTCTTCTCTAATGCAGAGGAGTACAACCAGCAGGGCAGCACCGTGCTCTCCTGCATGGTCAAGACGGAGCAGACATTCAACGAGCTGCTGCAGAAGCTGCTGCCTGGCCTCAGCTACCTCCGCCGGCGATCACGCAAACGCGTCAGCCAAGCCCCTGCATCATCatctgaggaagaggaggaagaggaggaggaggaggaagaggaagatgaaccgaagaagaagaagatgcaGAATGGCAAATCAAACAGGAAGAAAACCAGATATGTGAGGGGACGGAGGGATGAGGAGAGTGAGAgtgacgaggaggaggaggaggaggatgatgacgGCAGGAGGAGAAGTAAGCGGACCTCTGCCACCTCAGGCAGGAAGGATTATAGGGAGCAGGATAGCGATGGCGAGCGGGACACACGGAGAACTCGTCAGCGGGGGGGCCGGGTTGACGCTGGGGGGGCGAGCAGCGACGAGGACCGGTCCAGCCGGCAGCGACATTCCAAGAGACAGAAACGCTCGTGA